From one Streptomyces sp. N50 genomic stretch:
- a CDS encoding APC family permease, whose product MTDTLPTAEAAGAATAEAPDTSGRPQQLKRSIGIVGGTLLTLSCVTPASTLFVVVPDLFGSLGTATALTIAIGSVLCIAVAFCYSELGTLIPSAGGEYAMVSTLAGRLAGWLVFVLSLLVVMIVPPVIAMGTADYLAPIAHLNPSMTGAGVMLLATLAGLLDLRANAWITGIFLVLEVIAAGVVALLGFTHSQRGIGSLTSMQVAGTHGHTDTVTAMLVVSGLAIALFVTQGFSTAVYLSEELENPRRNVARTVLATLAISTVIILVPVVAITMGASDLSTLTSGDIGSMVTAWSNSAVGTFVSLCVALAIINAGIVMVIQNSRVLFASARDKAWPQPVNTVFSKLGRFGSPWVATLAVGIPGAILCFVNLDTLYGVTGVSVTGMYLLVAVAALLSRRGNHRHTHAWRMPLWPSIPLLLIAVLAYILTQQETSYLLWTGGIVAVATLYWAFYLRPRRETRWLVSIPEDQQA is encoded by the coding sequence GTGACCGACACCCTCCCCACCGCCGAAGCCGCCGGAGCTGCCACAGCCGAGGCGCCGGACACCTCCGGGCGCCCGCAGCAGCTGAAGCGTTCCATCGGCATCGTCGGCGGCACGCTCCTCACGCTCTCCTGCGTGACACCGGCCTCCACGCTCTTCGTGGTCGTCCCCGACCTGTTCGGCTCGCTCGGCACCGCGACCGCCCTCACGATCGCGATCGGCTCGGTCCTCTGCATCGCCGTGGCGTTCTGCTACTCGGAGCTGGGCACCCTCATCCCCAGCGCGGGCGGCGAGTACGCGATGGTGTCGACGTTGGCGGGCAGGCTCGCGGGCTGGCTGGTCTTCGTCCTGTCCCTCCTGGTCGTGATGATCGTCCCGCCGGTGATAGCGATGGGTACGGCGGATTACCTGGCCCCGATCGCCCACCTGAACCCGTCCATGACCGGCGCGGGCGTGATGCTCCTGGCCACGCTGGCAGGCCTGTTGGACCTGCGCGCCAACGCGTGGATCACGGGCATCTTCCTGGTCCTGGAGGTCATAGCGGCGGGGGTCGTGGCGCTGCTGGGCTTCACGCACAGCCAGCGAGGCATCGGCAGCCTCACCTCGATGCAGGTAGCGGGTACGCACGGCCACACGGACACGGTGACGGCGATGCTGGTGGTGTCCGGCCTCGCGATAGCCCTCTTCGTCACGCAGGGCTTCTCGACGGCGGTCTACCTCTCCGAGGAGTTGGAGAACCCGCGCCGCAACGTGGCCCGCACGGTCCTGGCCACCCTCGCGATTTCGACGGTGATCATCCTGGTCCCGGTGGTGGCGATCACGATGGGAGCGTCGGACCTCTCGACGCTGACGAGCGGCGACATCGGGTCGATGGTGACGGCGTGGTCCAACTCCGCGGTGGGCACCTTCGTCAGCCTCTGCGTAGCCCTCGCGATCATCAACGCGGGCATCGTCATGGTCATCCAGAACTCCCGGGTCCTCTTCGCCTCCGCCCGGGACAAGGCCTGGCCCCAGCCGGTCAACACGGTCTTCTCCAAGCTCGGCCGCTTCGGCTCCCCCTGGGTGGCCACGCTCGCCGTGGGCATCCCGGGCGCGATCCTCTGCTTCGTCAACCTGGACACCCTGTACGGCGTGACAGGCGTCTCGGTGACCGGCATGTACCTGCTGGTCGCGGTGGCCGCCCTGCTCTCCCGCCGCGGCAACCACCGCCACACGCACGCGTGGCGCATGCCGCTGTGGCCGTCGATCCCGCTCCTCCTGATCGCGGTCCTGGCCTACATCCTCACCCAGCAGGAGACGAGCTATCTCCTGTGGACGGGCGGGATCGTCGCCGTGGCCACCCTCTACTGGGCGTTCTACCTGCGCCCGCGCCGCGAGACCCGCTGGCTGGTGTCGATCCCGGAGGACCAGCAGGCGTAG
- a CDS encoding vWA domain-containing protein has protein sequence MKTHQTHRTRPRQEHAHHRPRRLRTTLLALTAASGLLLTGCGAGEGSHSNTSNATNRTGFPAPAPAITSGGDNGSEQDGEQTGTPADKIAPSPDYLSTFALDVDTASYGYARRVLADGRRPDPSTIRPEEFVNSFRQDYDRPDGNGFTVTVDGARTDSSNWSLVRVGLATRTADDSAERPPAALTFVIDVSGSMSETGRLDLAKKSLDEMTDRLRDDDSVALVTFSDEAETVLPMTRLDGHRGQVHEAVDELETQSSTNLGAGVETGYATATEGLREGATNRVVLISDGLANTGDTNADSILDRIADERRDHGITLFGVGVGSDYGDALMEKLADKGDGHTAYVSDDADARKVFVDQLPQNIDLTARDAKAQVAFDPETVAQFRLIGYEDRKVADDDFRNDNVDGGEIGPGHTVTALYAVRTRPGADGHLATASVRWLDPNTRAPHENAGQLETDALHDSLSSASARFQVTAVAAYFADTLRSKELPGNPGLTELAARAHTLAKETEDKDVRGLAEAIDEARRTD, from the coding sequence ATGAAGACCCACCAGACCCACCGAACACGACCGAGGCAGGAGCACGCGCACCACCGCCCCCGGCGACTGCGCACCACCCTGCTCGCCCTCACCGCCGCGAGCGGCCTGCTCCTCACCGGCTGCGGCGCGGGCGAAGGCAGCCACTCCAACACCTCGAACGCGACGAACCGCACCGGCTTCCCGGCCCCGGCCCCCGCCATCACCTCCGGCGGTGACAACGGCAGCGAACAGGACGGCGAACAGACCGGCACCCCCGCCGACAAGATCGCCCCGTCCCCCGACTACCTCTCGACCTTCGCCCTCGACGTCGACACCGCCTCCTACGGCTACGCCCGCCGCGTCCTCGCCGACGGCCGGCGCCCCGACCCCTCGACGATCCGCCCCGAGGAGTTCGTCAACAGCTTCCGCCAGGACTACGACCGCCCCGACGGCAACGGCTTCACGGTCACCGTCGACGGCGCCCGCACCGACAGCTCCAACTGGTCCCTCGTCCGCGTGGGCCTCGCCACCCGCACCGCCGACGACAGCGCCGAACGCCCGCCCGCAGCCCTCACGTTCGTCATCGACGTCTCGGGTTCCATGAGCGAGACGGGCCGCCTGGACCTCGCCAAGAAGTCCCTCGACGAGATGACGGACCGACTGCGCGACGACGACTCCGTCGCGCTGGTCACCTTCAGCGACGAGGCCGAGACCGTCCTCCCGATGACCCGCCTCGACGGCCACCGCGGCCAAGTCCACGAAGCCGTCGACGAGTTGGAGACCCAGTCCTCCACCAACCTCGGCGCGGGCGTCGAGACCGGCTACGCCACCGCCACCGAGGGCCTGCGCGAGGGCGCCACCAACCGCGTCGTCCTCATCTCCGACGGTCTCGCCAACACCGGTGACACCAACGCCGATTCGATCCTCGACCGCATCGCCGACGAACGCCGCGACCACGGCATCACCCTCTTCGGCGTCGGCGTCGGCAGCGACTACGGCGACGCCCTGATGGAGAAACTCGCCGACAAGGGAGACGGCCACACCGCGTACGTCTCGGACGACGCCGACGCCCGCAAGGTCTTCGTCGACCAACTCCCGCAGAACATCGACCTCACCGCCCGCGACGCCAAGGCCCAGGTCGCCTTCGACCCCGAGACGGTCGCCCAGTTCCGCCTCATCGGCTACGAGGACCGCAAGGTCGCCGACGACGACTTCCGCAACGACAACGTCGACGGCGGCGAGATCGGCCCCGGCCACACCGTCACCGCCCTCTACGCCGTCCGCACCAGGCCCGGCGCCGACGGCCACCTCGCCACCGCGAGCGTCCGCTGGCTCGACCCGAACACCCGCGCCCCGCACGAGAATGCGGGCCAACTGGAGACCGACGCCCTGCACGACTCCCTGAGCAGCGCGTCCGCCCGCTTCCAAGTAACCGCCGTGGCCGCCTACTTCGCCGACACCCTCCGCTCCAAAGAGCTGCCCGGCAACCCCGGCCTCACCGAACTCGCCGCCCGCGCCCACACGTTGGCGAAGGAAACGGAGGACAAGGACGTACGCGGGCTCGCCGAAGCGATCGACGAGGCACGCCGAACGGACTGA
- a CDS encoding rodlin has product MKKLWATAAVAASLAGATAAVATPAMAIGNDDGVTTTQGNGAVQKYGNQETKGDMSPQLSLVQGTLNKPCVGLPVKANLASIVGVVPVTVLQDVPILSAPQNQQCTENSTQAKGDEPLSHILDNIPVLSGNGATNS; this is encoded by the coding sequence ATGAAGAAGCTGTGGGCGACCGCGGCTGTTGCCGCCTCCCTCGCCGGTGCCACCGCCGCTGTCGCCACCCCGGCGATGGCGATCGGCAACGACGACGGTGTCACCACCACCCAGGGCAACGGCGCCGTGCAGAAGTACGGCAACCAGGAGACCAAGGGCGACATGAGCCCCCAGCTCTCCCTCGTCCAGGGCACCCTGAACAAGCCCTGTGTCGGCCTGCCGGTCAAGGCGAACCTCGCCTCGATCGTCGGCGTCGTGCCGGTCACGGTCCTGCAGGACGTGCCGATCCTTTCGGCCCCGCAGAACCAGCAGTGCACCGAGAACTCCACCCAGGCCAAGGGCGACGAGCCGCTGTCGCACATCCTGGACAACATCCCGGTCCTGTCGGGCAACGGCGCCACGAACAGCTGA
- a CDS encoding CocE/NonD family hydrolase, translating into MDLRLPALRGLLRGPRRLLAAGAAVVVLAGAGTWTAVASDDPPPVHRSDRVMAVDGVRLDTSYFTSGGTGRRPAVLLAHGFGGSKDDVRKEAEDLAGDGYAVLTWSARGFGRSTGKIGLNDPSGEVKDVSKLIDWLAKQPDVELDKPGDPRVGMAGGSYGGAISLLAAGYDDRVDAIAPAITYWNLADALFPNGVFKKLWAGIFINSGGGCAKFEPALCQMYNRVAESGTPDAQARALLEARSPSAVATHINVPTLLLQGQTDSLFPLGQADAAEKAIRANGAPVDVDWIAGGHDGGDMETSRVQARVTSWFDRYLKDDKNTDTGPAFRVTRTGGVDSTDGAALLRGASGSAYPGLESDPRTIALTGRREQSFTNPAGASPPAISALPGLGSTGGLSQLSSLGIGVSLDFPGQYAAFDSAPLTTGLRITGSPTVTVHVKSTSDDTVLFGKVYDVGPGGTQQVLPSQLVTPLRVDGTKSGKDVTITLPAIDYDVQSGHHLRLVLASTDLGYASPAAPATYTVTLKSDLKVPTAPGVTTAAATLPSWVWWLPLAGAAIALALLLTGRRRTTSTPPAPELSEVPLQITDLSKRYAKSADRYAVRDLSFRVEKGQVLGLLGPNGAGKTTTLRMLMGLIKPDAGEIRVFGHAIRPGAPVLSRVGAFVEGAGFLPHLSGRENLELYWQATGRPSEDAHLEEALEIAGLGDALARAVRTYSQGMRQRLAIAQAMLGLPDLLILDEPTNGLDPPQIREMREVMIRYAEAGRTVIVSSHLLAEVEQTCTHLVVMDRGRLVQAGPVAEIIGAGDTLLVGLATDIPDSLVEKVTALPGVESATRTDGALLVRLAATPQTGAGLHPSAAPPQSATSPNGAAEENLQAPAYPGTLAIDGTETLTAARLLVELVRLEIPVSSLGPHRRLEDAFLTLIGGSA; encoded by the coding sequence ATGGATCTTCGACTGCCCGCCCTGCGAGGGCTGCTGCGAGGGCCCCGGCGCCTGCTGGCCGCCGGGGCCGCCGTGGTCGTGCTCGCGGGCGCCGGTACCTGGACGGCGGTTGCCTCCGACGACCCGCCTCCGGTGCACCGCTCCGACCGCGTCATGGCCGTGGACGGAGTGCGCCTCGACACCTCGTACTTCACGTCCGGCGGCACCGGCCGCCGCCCCGCCGTCCTCCTCGCGCACGGCTTCGGCGGCAGCAAGGACGACGTACGGAAAGAGGCCGAGGACCTGGCCGGGGACGGGTACGCGGTGCTGACCTGGTCGGCCCGCGGCTTCGGCAGGTCCACCGGCAAGATCGGCCTGAACGACCCGTCCGGCGAGGTCAAGGACGTATCGAAGCTGATCGACTGGCTGGCGAAGCAACCGGACGTCGAACTCGACAAACCGGGCGACCCGCGCGTGGGCATGGCAGGCGGTTCCTACGGAGGCGCGATCTCCCTCCTCGCCGCGGGCTATGACGACCGGGTCGACGCGATCGCCCCGGCGATCACGTACTGGAACCTCGCGGACGCCCTGTTCCCGAACGGCGTCTTCAAGAAGCTCTGGGCCGGCATCTTCATCAACTCCGGTGGCGGCTGCGCCAAGTTCGAGCCCGCGCTGTGCCAGATGTACAACAGGGTCGCCGAGTCCGGAACACCGGACGCCCAGGCCCGCGCCCTCCTCGAAGCCCGCTCCCCGTCCGCCGTAGCCACCCATATCAACGTCCCGACTCTCCTCCTCCAGGGCCAGACGGACTCTCTGTTCCCGCTCGGCCAGGCCGACGCCGCCGAGAAGGCGATCCGCGCGAACGGCGCCCCCGTGGACGTCGACTGGATCGCGGGCGGCCATGACGGCGGCGACATGGAGACGAGCCGCGTCCAGGCGCGCGTGACGTCCTGGTTCGACCGGTACCTGAAGGACGACAAGAACACCGACACCGGCCCCGCGTTCCGCGTCACCCGCACCGGAGGCGTCGACTCCACGGACGGCGCCGCCCTGTTGCGCGGCGCGAGCGGCAGCGCGTACCCCGGCCTGGAGAGCGACCCGCGCACGATCGCCCTGACCGGCCGCCGCGAGCAGTCCTTCACCAACCCGGCCGGCGCCAGCCCACCCGCCATCTCGGCCCTGCCGGGCCTGGGCAGCACAGGCGGCCTCTCGCAACTGTCCTCCCTGGGCATCGGAGTCTCCCTCGACTTCCCCGGCCAGTACGCCGCGTTCGACTCGGCCCCCCTCACCACCGGCCTCCGCATCACCGGTTCGCCCACGGTCACCGTCCACGTCAAGTCGACCAGCGACGACACCGTCCTCTTCGGCAAGGTCTACGACGTAGGCCCCGGCGGCACCCAACAGGTGCTGCCCTCCCAGCTGGTGACCCCCCTCAGGGTCGACGGCACCAAGTCCGGCAAGGACGTCACGATCACCCTCCCGGCCATCGACTACGACGTCCAGAGCGGCCACCACCTGCGCCTGGTCCTCGCCTCGACGGACCTGGGCTACGCCTCCCCGGCGGCCCCGGCGACGTACACGGTCACCCTGAAGAGCGACCTCAAGGTGCCGACGGCCCCCGGTGTCACGACCGCGGCGGCGACCCTCCCGTCCTGGGTGTGGTGGCTCCCGCTCGCGGGCGCGGCGATCGCCCTGGCCCTGCTCCTGACCGGACGCAGGCGCACGACGTCGACACCCCCCGCCCCCGAACTGTCCGAAGTCCCGCTCCAGATCACCGACTTGAGCAAGCGGTACGCGAAGTCGGCGGACCGGTACGCGGTACGGGACCTGTCCTTCCGCGTCGAAAAGGGCCAGGTGCTCGGCCTCCTGGGTCCGAACGGCGCGGGCAAGACGACCACCCTGCGCATGCTGATGGGCCTGATCAAGCCGGACGCCGGCGAGATCAGGGTCTTCGGCCACGCGATCCGCCCGGGCGCCCCCGTCCTCTCCCGGGTCGGCGCCTTCGTCGAGGGCGCGGGCTTCCTCCCGCACCTCTCCGGCCGCGAGAACCTGGAGCTGTACTGGCAGGCGACCGGACGGCCGTCGGAGGACGCCCACTTGGAGGAGGCCCTGGAGATCGCGGGCCTCGGCGACGCGCTCGCCCGCGCGGTCCGCACCTACTCCCAGGGCATGCGCCAGCGCCTCGCCATCGCCCAGGCCATGCTCGGCCTCCCCGACCTCCTCATCCTCGACGAACCGACCAACGGCCTCGACCCGCCCCAGATCCGCGAGATGCGCGAGGTGATGATCCGCTACGCGGAGGCGGGCCGCACGGTCATCGTCTCCAGCCACCTCCTCGCCGAGGTCGAACAGACCTGCACCCACCTGGTGGTCATGGACCGCGGCCGCCTCGTCCAGGCGGGCCCGGTCGCCGAGATCATCGGCGCCGGAGACACCCTCCTGGTCGGCCTGGCGACCGACATTCCTGACTCCCTGGTGGAGAAGGTGACAGCCCTGCCCGGGGTCGAGTCGGCAACACGAACAGACGGCGCCCTCCTGGTACGCCTGGCGGCAACGCCCCAAACGGGCGCGGGGCTGCATCCATCAGCGGCTCCGCCGCAGAGCGCGACCAGCCCCAACGGCGCAGCAGAAGAAAACCTACAAGCCCCCGCATACCCGGGCACTCTCGCGATCGACGGCACCGAAACACTCACCGCCGCCCGCCTCCTCGTAGAACTCGTCCGCCTGGAGATCCCGGTCTCCTCCCTCGGCCCCCACCGCCGACTCGAAGATGCCTTCCTCACTCTGATCGGAGGTTCCGCATGA
- a CDS encoding rodlin, with protein sequence MIKKVMAAAAVAASVVGASAAVAAPAMAIGNDNGVTTANGNGAEQVYGNQATYGNMSPQMALIQGSLNKPCIGLPAKANLASLVGLVPVTVAQDVPILSAPQNQQCTENSTQAKGDEPLSHILDNIPVLSGNGAAGS encoded by the coding sequence GTGATCAAGAAGGTTATGGCTGCTGCGGCTGTCGCCGCTTCCGTCGTCGGAGCCTCGGCTGCCGTCGCCGCCCCGGCGATGGCGATCGGTAACGACAACGGCGTCACCACGGCGAACGGCAACGGCGCCGAGCAGGTCTACGGCAACCAGGCCACGTACGGCAACATGAGCCCCCAGATGGCGCTCATCCAGGGCTCGCTGAACAAGCCCTGCATCGGCCTGCCCGCCAAGGCGAACCTGGCCTCGCTGGTCGGCCTCGTGCCGGTCACCGTCGCGCAGGACGTGCCGATCCTCTCCGCGCCGCAGAACCAGCAGTGCACCGAGAACTCGACCCAGGCGAAGGGCGACGAGCCGCTGTCGCACATCCTGGACAACATCCCGGTCCTGTCGGGCAACGGCGCTGCGGGCAGCTGA
- a CDS encoding ABC transporter permease, translating into MSTLAEPVEVASGYRAGRTLPLRVELVRQLKRRRTLVMGGILAALPFILVAAFAIGGTPGDRGSQLTLMDTATSSGANFAAVNLFVSAGFLLVVPVALFCGDTVASEASWSSLRYLLAAPVPRARLLWSKLVVGLSLSLAAMILLPVVALAVGTAAYGWGPLELPTGGAIGAGTAAQRLLVVVAFIFVSQLVTAGLAFWLSTKTDAPLGAVGGAVGLTIVGNVLDAVTALGHWRDFLPAHWQFAWADAVQPHPEWSGMIQGTAVSVTYAIVLFALAFRGFARKDIVS; encoded by the coding sequence ATGAGCACGCTCGCCGAGCCCGTCGAGGTGGCCTCCGGCTACCGGGCCGGCCGCACCCTGCCCCTACGGGTGGAGCTGGTCCGGCAGTTGAAGCGGCGCCGCACGCTGGTCATGGGCGGCATCCTCGCCGCGCTGCCCTTCATCCTGGTCGCCGCCTTCGCGATCGGCGGTACCCCGGGCGACCGCGGCTCCCAGCTGACGCTGATGGACACGGCCACCTCGTCCGGCGCCAACTTCGCCGCGGTGAACCTGTTCGTGTCGGCGGGCTTCCTCCTGGTCGTCCCGGTCGCCCTGTTCTGCGGGGACACGGTCGCCTCGGAGGCCAGCTGGTCCTCCCTGCGCTATCTGCTCGCGGCACCCGTGCCGAGGGCCCGCCTCCTCTGGTCCAAGCTGGTCGTCGGCCTGAGCCTCAGCCTCGCCGCGATGATCCTGCTCCCGGTCGTCGCCCTGGCCGTCGGCACCGCCGCCTACGGCTGGGGCCCCTTGGAGCTGCCCACCGGAGGCGCGATCGGCGCGGGCACGGCGGCCCAACGCCTGCTGGTGGTCGTGGCGTTCATCTTCGTGTCCCAACTGGTCACCGCCGGGCTCGCGTTCTGGCTCTCGACCAAGACCGACGCCCCCCTCGGCGCGGTGGGCGGCGCGGTCGGCCTGACCATCGTCGGCAACGTCCTGGACGCCGTCACGGCCCTCGGCCACTGGCGCGACTTCCTGCCCGCGCACTGGCAGTTCGCGTGGGCGGACGCCGTGCAACCCCATCCCGAGTGGTCCGGCATGATCCAGGGCACGGCGGTCTCCGTTACGTACGCCATCGTGCTGTTCGCCCTGGCCTTCCGGGGTTTCGCCCGCAAGGACATCGTGTCCTAG
- a CDS encoding AMP-dependent synthetase/ligase — protein sequence MGVRKDLKRARQRTDLAARTRVHLTRDERGVVREAGALPLAPRPTAGSTADLPFTNAAEAPDTVVLRREQHGTWHPVTATAFASEVTATAKGLIAAGLEPGGRVAVMSRTRYEWTVLDFAIWAAGGQTVPIYATSSADQVEWIVRDSGTRFVVTETAENTGTVTTATARHPQPPRVWQLDAGAMAELASLGKELPDDEITKRRASLTPDTIATICYTSGTTGRPKGCVLTHANLHAEAANLVELLHPLFTEVTGQVASTLLFLPLAHIMGRTLQIACLMARIEIGHCPSIKPDELRPALREFGPTFLVGVPYLFEKIHDAGRATAEKMGRAASFDRADRIAVRFGEAYLNKFLGTGKGPGPGLYAAWALYDLLVYRRIRKELGGRLRYAISGGSPLDRDLNLFFSAAGIIVYEGYGLTETTAAATVVPPLRPRPGTVGLPVPGTTIRIADDGEVLIKGGVVFGAYWNNPAATDAVLKDDWFATGDLGALDEDGYLTITGRKKDILVTNGGKNVSPAVLEDRLRSRAPVGQCLVVGDNRPFVAALITLDPEALAHWLVVRKLPADTPLADLVEDPRLRADVQKAVDHANEAVSRAESIRAFALVEGEFTEDNGLLTPSLKLRRHVVTAAYAEDIEALYAKSKRP from the coding sequence ATGGGCGTACGCAAGGACTTGAAGCGGGCGCGGCAACGCACCGACCTGGCGGCCCGCACCCGGGTCCACCTCACCAGGGACGAGCGGGGCGTCGTACGGGAGGCGGGCGCCCTGCCCCTCGCCCCGCGCCCGACGGCCGGCAGCACCGCAGACCTCCCGTTCACCAACGCGGCGGAGGCCCCCGACACCGTGGTCCTCCGCCGCGAACAGCACGGCACCTGGCACCCCGTCACCGCGACCGCCTTCGCAAGCGAAGTCACCGCCACGGCAAAGGGGTTGATAGCCGCAGGCCTCGAACCGGGCGGCCGGGTCGCGGTCATGTCCCGCACCCGCTACGAGTGGACGGTCCTCGACTTCGCGATCTGGGCGGCCGGCGGTCAGACGGTACCGATCTACGCCACCTCGTCGGCGGACCAAGTGGAGTGGATCGTCAGGGACTCGGGCACCCGTTTCGTCGTCACGGAGACCGCCGAGAACACCGGCACGGTCACCACCGCCACGGCCCGCCACCCCCAACCCCCGCGCGTCTGGCAGCTGGACGCGGGAGCCATGGCCGAACTCGCCTCCCTGGGCAAGGAGTTGCCCGACGACGAGATCACCAAGCGCCGCGCCTCCCTCACCCCGGACACGATCGCGACGATCTGCTACACCTCCGGCACCACCGGCCGCCCCAAGGGCTGCGTCCTCACCCACGCCAACCTGCACGCCGAGGCCGCCAACCTGGTCGAGCTGCTGCACCCCCTCTTCACGGAGGTCACCGGCCAGGTCGCCTCGACGCTCCTGTTCCTCCCCCTCGCGCACATCATGGGCCGCACCCTCCAGATCGCCTGCCTGATGGCCCGCATCGAGATCGGCCACTGCCCGAGCATCAAGCCCGACGAACTCCGCCCGGCGCTACGGGAGTTCGGGCCCACGTTCCTCGTCGGCGTGCCGTACCTCTTCGAGAAGATCCACGACGCCGGCCGCGCGACCGCCGAGAAGATGGGCCGCGCCGCCTCCTTCGACCGCGCCGACCGCATCGCCGTCCGCTTCGGCGAGGCCTACCTCAACAAGTTCCTTGGCACCGGCAAGGGCCCCGGCCCCGGCCTCTACGCCGCGTGGGCCCTCTACGACCTGCTGGTCTACCGCCGTATCCGCAAGGAACTCGGCGGCCGCCTGCGCTACGCGATCAGCGGCGGCTCCCCGCTCGACCGCGACCTCAACCTCTTCTTCTCCGCCGCCGGAATCATCGTCTACGAGGGCTACGGCCTCACTGAGACGACCGCCGCCGCCACCGTCGTCCCGCCCCTGCGGCCCCGCCCCGGCACGGTCGGCCTCCCGGTCCCCGGCACCACGATCCGCATCGCCGACGACGGCGAGGTGCTCATCAAGGGCGGGGTGGTCTTCGGCGCCTACTGGAACAACCCGGCGGCCACCGACGCCGTACTGAAGGACGACTGGTTCGCGACCGGGGATCTGGGCGCGCTCGACGAGGACGGCTATCTCACCATCACCGGCCGCAAGAAGGACATCCTCGTCACCAACGGCGGCAAGAACGTCTCCCCGGCCGTCCTGGAGGACCGCCTGCGCAGCCGCGCCCCGGTCGGCCAGTGCCTGGTCGTCGGCGACAACCGCCCCTTCGTGGCAGCGCTCATCACCCTCGACCCCGAGGCCCTCGCCCACTGGCTCGTGGTCCGCAAGCTCCCGGCCGACACCCCGCTCGCCGACCTCGTCGAGGACCCCCGCCTGCGCGCCGACGTCCAGAAGGCCGTCGACCACGCCAACGAGGCCGTCTCGCGCGCCGAGTCGATCCGCGCCTTCGCCCTGGTCGAGGGCGAGTTCACCGAGGACAACGGCCTGCTCACCCCGTCCCTGAAACTCAGGCGGCACGTGGTGACGGCGGCCTACGCGGAGGACATCGAGGCCCTGTACGCGAAGTCGAAACGGCCGTAA
- a CDS encoding GNAT family N-acetyltransferase — MASIDSPAIRRATTVAEVTAAEHLFDGPVRTGWAERFLTADGHHLFLAYDGESVVGFVSGVETVHPDKGTEMLLYELAVAEPYRRGGIGRALVRRLAALARERGCYGMWVLIDTGNDIALATYRSAGGKDDGSCTVVTWDFT; from the coding sequence ATGGCCAGCATCGACAGCCCCGCGATCCGCCGTGCGACCACCGTGGCCGAAGTCACCGCGGCGGAGCACCTCTTCGACGGTCCCGTCCGCACCGGGTGGGCCGAGCGTTTCCTGACCGCCGACGGACACCATCTCTTCCTCGCGTACGACGGGGAATCGGTGGTCGGCTTCGTCAGCGGCGTCGAGACCGTCCACCCCGACAAGGGCACCGAGATGCTTCTGTACGAACTCGCGGTCGCGGAGCCGTACCGGCGCGGGGGGATCGGGCGGGCCCTGGTGCGGCGGCTCGCCGCGCTCGCGCGGGAGCGGGGCTGCTACGGGATGTGGGTGCTCATCGACACCGGGAACGACATCGCCCTCGCCACCTACCGCAGCGCGGGTGGCAAGGACGACGGGTCGTGCACGGTGGTGACGTGGGACTTCACGTAG